The following proteins are encoded in a genomic region of Glycine max cultivar Williams 82 chromosome 18, Glycine_max_v4.0, whole genome shotgun sequence:
- the LOC100803251 gene encoding vesicle-associated membrane protein 722, protein MGQQSLIYSFVARGTMILAEHTDFSGNFAEVALQCLQRLPASDNKFTYNADGHTFNYLTYNGFTYCVVAVESVGRQLAMAYLERIMEDFSKRYGGGKATTATAKSLNKEFGSKLKEHMQYCVEHPEEVSKLAKVKAQVSEVQQVMRANIDQVLDRQVKIDVLVGQTEDLRNQAGVFRERGDQIRRKMWYQNMKIKLIVLAIVIAIILIIVLLVT, encoded by the exons atGGGGCAGCAATCGTTGATTTACAGCTTCGTGGCGCGCGGCACGATGATCCTGGCGGAGCACACTGATTTCAGTGGAAACTTTGCGGAGGTGGCTTTGCAGTGCCTGCAGAGGCTCCCAGCCTCCGACAACAAATTCACCTACAACGCCGATGGCCACACCTTCAACTACCTCACCTATAATGGATTCa CTTACTGTGTTGTGGCAGTAGAGTCTGTTGGTCGCCAACTTGCAATGGCCTATCTTGAACGCATCATGGAGGATTTTTCCAAGAGATATGGTGGAGGAAAAGCTACAACAGCCACTGCTAAAAGCTTAAACAAAGAATTTGG ATCCAAGTTGAAGGAACATATGCAGTATTGTGTGGAACACCCAGAAGAGGTTAGCAAACTTGCAAAAGTGAAAGCTCAGGTTTCAGAAGTCCAACAAGTTATGAGGGCAAACATTGATCAG GTTCTTGATCGTCAAGTGAAGATTGACGTTTTAGTGGGTCAAACTGAGGACCTTCGCAATCAG GCGGGGGTTTTCAGGGAGCGGGGAGACCAGATAAGGAGAAAGATGTGGTATCAAAACATGAAGATAAAGTTAATAGTACTTGCCATCGTGATTGCCAT